From a region of the Oryza sativa Japonica Group chromosome 6, ASM3414082v1 genome:
- the LOC4340796 gene encoding uncharacterized protein — protein MESEDYIFLWKWRKYLLLLATLVAGVTYDAGLNPPGGVWPDDTGGHATGDPVLPVTFHSRYLAFFYCNATAFVASLVVIMMLLDRRVSGNRVGVTVLRSAMVLDLFALMGAYAAGVSRDVLAVAYVSALFGLVFAYVALHIVVATSALPPVEWLRASAKRLAGKAEELLRKGDDEEAASASASMTTRRVEEDRQERRKFLLLLATFATPLTYAAGFDPPGGFWDSTGGGHTAGVPVLRDGPSRSRYRAFFYCNATSFVASLAIVMLLMSRTLSRRVARSYALQVCVMVELLGLVGAYAAGSNRKRETTAYVVSLAGAVLVYIALQVVVGMFAMAAIKRWLVGLCRILQCRRSMEPAEHLRADDVTHDHRVQYLEMKPCPATPNNTPCEVRAPNGDVTGGGGGDGDEGDADTVEESRSLLLLLATLAATVTYDAGLNPPGGFWPDGGRAGELILLDTHPRRYKAFFHCNTAAFVASLVVIVIVQSRQLSSGAVVKRRALQAAMTLDLLGLMGAYAAGSCRSAAATVYVSALAVAVFVYSLGNVVAFTTMGRSRETRLMRWVDGMVQKVLERLHLWDGQAEEADDDLERKRKFLLQLAILAATVTYKTGLNPPGGFWSGSDDGRAGDPVLVDHYRNRYMVFFYCNATGFMASVAVILMLVNRRLYKQGIRCNALNACVVVGLLGLMLAYAAGSCRRLRTSAYVIALVAAVVGFLLLQILLFLLAKRVVPATLEHRLPPWLLALFEPLTPPPRKAAAAAGGEDDKQQDSGERHTEQYMKRKYLMLLGVLAASVTYQAGLSPPGGTWGGDGAMVAGGSATYHYAAGDPVLHDTDRARYHAFFHCNATSFVASVVVIVLLLLRRRRRRGAPAAPLWAMQSAVVLDLLGLLGAYAAGSCREWETSAYVVALVGAVVVYIALHVLLSFDAVAAKAERLKVWRYFGESSDNNNQTGGGAAV, from the exons ATGGAGTCGGAGGACTACATTTTCCTGTGGAAATGGCGCAAGTACCTCCTGCTGCTGGCCACGCTGGTGGCCGGCGTCACCTACGACGCCGGCCTCAACCCTCCCGGCGGCGTGTGGCCCGACGACACGGGTGGCCACGCCACCGGCGACCCGGTGCTCCCGGTGACGTTCCACAGCCGCTACCTCGCCTTCTTCTACTGCAACGCCACCGCCTTCGTCGCGTCGCTCGTCGTCATCATGATGCTGCTCGACCGCCGCGTCAGCGGCAACCGCGTCGGCGTCACCGTGCTCCGCTCCGCCATGGTGCTCGACCTGTTCGCGCTCATGGGCGCCTACGCCGCCGGGGTCAGCAGGGacgtgctcgccgtcgcctaCGTCTCGGCGCTGTTCGGCCTGGTGTTCGCGTACGTCGCGCTGCACATCGTCGTGGCCACGTcggcgctgccgccggtggAGTGGCTGCGCGCGTCGGCGAAGAGGCTCGCCGGCAAGGCGGAGGAGCTGCTCAGGaagggcgacgacgaggaggcagcgtcggcgtcggcgtcgatgACGACGCGGCGCGTCGAGGAGGACCGGCAGGAGCGGCGCAagttcctgctgctgctggccacGTTCGCGACGCCGCTGACGTACGCCGCCGGGTTCGATCCGCCGGGCGGCTTCTGGgacagcaccggcggcggccacaCCGCCGGCGTCCCCGTGCTCCGCGACGGCCCGTCCAGGAGCCGCTACAGGGCGTTCTTCTACTGCAACGCCACGTCGTTCGTGGCGTCGCTCGCCATCGTCATGCTGCTGATGAGCCGCACGCTgagccgccgcgtcgcccggtcGTACGCGCTGCAGGTGTGCGTGATGGTGGAGCTGCTTGGCCTCGTGGGCGCCTACGCCGCCGGCAGCAACAGGAAGCGCGAGACCACCGCCTACGTCGtctccctcgccggcgcggtgcTCGTCTACATCGCGCTCCAGGTGGTCGTCGGGATGTTCGCCATGGCCGCGATCAAGAGATGGCTCGTCGGCCTCTGCAGGATCCTGCAGTGCCGACGCAGCATGGAGCCAGCTGAACACCTGCGCGCTGATGACGTCACGCATGATCATCGCGTCCAATACTT GGAGATGAAGCCGTGCCCAGCAACTCCGAACAACACGCCATGCGAAGTTCGTGCTCCGAATGGCGATgtcaccggaggaggaggaggcgatggcgaTGAAGGCGACGCGGACACGGTGGAAGAGTCAcggtcgctgctgctgctgctcgccacgctggcggcgacggtgacctACGACGCCGGGCTCAACCCGCCGGGTGGCTTCTGGCCGgacggcggccgcgccggcgagctgATCCTCCTCGACACGCACCCGAGGAGGTACAAGGCGTTCTTCCACTGCAACACGGCGGCGTTCGTGGCGTCGCTGGTGGTGATCGTCATCGTGCAGAGCAGGCAGCTGAGCTCGGGCGCCGTCGTGAAGCGCCGCGCGCTGCAGGCGGCCATGACGCTCGACCTGCTGGGGCTCATGGGCGCGTACGCCGCCGGGAGCtgccggagcgcggcggcgaccgtcTACGTCTCCGCCCTGGCCGTCGCCGTCTTCGTCTACTCCCTCGGCAACGTCGTGGCGTTCACCACCATGGGGCGGAGCAGGGAGACGAGGCTGATGCGGTGGGTGGACGGGATGGTCCAGAAGGTTCTAGAGAGGCTGCACCTCTGGGACggccaggccgaggaagccgaCGACGACCTGGAGAGGAAGCGCAAGTTCTTGCTGCAGctcgccatcctcgccgccaccgtgaCGTACAAGACAGGGCTGAACCCGCCGGGCGGGTTCTGGTCGGGCTCCGAcgacggccgcgccggcgacccGGTCCTCGTCGACCACTACCGGAACCGGTACATGGTGTTCTTCTACTGCAACGCGACGGGGTTCATGGCGTCCGTCGCCGTCATCCTCATGCTCGTCAACCGGCGGCTGTACAAGCAGGGCATCCGGTGCAACGCGCTCAACGCCTGCGTCGTGGTCGGCCTGCTCGGCCTCATGCTCGCCTACGCCGCCGGCAGCTGCCGGAGGCTCCGCACGTCCGCCTACGTCAtcgcgctcgtcgccgccgtggtcggcttcctcctcctccagatcCTCCTGTTCCTGCTCGCGAAGCGCGTCGTGCCGGCGACGCTGGAACATCGGCTGCCGCCGTGGCTGCTGGCGCTGTTCgagccgctgacgccgccgcctcggaaggcggcggcggcggccggcggcgaagacgacaaGCAGCAGGACTCCGGGGAGCGGCACACGGAGCAGTACATGAAGCGCAAGTACCTGATGCTGCTCGGCGTCCTCGCCGCGAGCGTGACGTACCAGGCGGgcctctcgccgccgggcggcacgtggggcggcgacggcgccatgGTGGCCGGCGGCTCCGCGACGTACCACTACGCCGCGGGCGACCCGGTGCTGCACGACACCGACCGGGCGAGGTACCACGCCTTCTTCCACTGCAACGCGACGTCGTTCGTGGCGTCCGTGGTGGTGAtcgttctgctgctgctgcggcggcggcggcggcgcggcgcgccggcggcgccgctgtgGGCGATGCAGTCGGCGGTGGTGCTGGACCTGCTCGGCCTCCTCGGCGCCTACGCCGCGGGGAGCTGCAGGGAGTGGGAGACGTCGGCGTACGTGGTGGcgctcgtcggcgccgtcgtggTGTACATCGCGCTGCACGTGCTGCTGTCCTTCGACGCCGTGGCGGCCAAGGCCGAGAGGCTCAAGGTCTGGAGATACTTCGGCGAGAGCTCCGATAATAATAATCAGACCGGCGGTGGCGCTGCGGTGTAG